The following are encoded in a window of Leishmania mexicana MHOM/GT/2001/U1103 complete genome, chromosome 3 genomic DNA:
- a CDS encoding 2-aminoethylphosphonate:pyruvateaminotransferas e-like protein: protein MTSDTVKNAMLTDYASRDVRFVQAVKLIREELISISGLDPQKWACILQQGSGSMGIEAAISTIFPRTGGKFFLINSGKYSEKQAYVVKRLQFPMVMLKMGEGEELKMSALEAIIRANPDITTVGLVHHETSTGMLYPAERIAEVVRRELPKAKIIIDSISAFGGIPCDYENACDVLVAAPNKCLHSVPGISIILARRLLIEAAKGCARSATLDLSMQLMSFDRSGQFAVTPPVHVVMALRQALVEYKRDGGLAGRQKAYQAKAQLVREAVKAMGFTLFLDESKPSCADIVVCVNMPTDPRWNFKRFYTYLNERGLIIYPGKASHAETFRFGIIGHTSLANCDRLMKCAKEALESMRIDHLQTKSNM from the coding sequence ATGACCTCGGATACGGTGAAGAATGCCATGCTAACTGACTACGCCAGCCGGGATGTTCGCTTTGTACAAGCAGTGAAGCTCATCCGCGAGGAGCTCATTTCCATTTCGGGATTAGACCCCCAAAAGTGGGCGTGCATCCTGCAGCAGGGTTCTGGATCGATGGGCATCGAGGCAGCCATCTCCACCATTTTTCCGCGCACGGGTGGGAAGTTCTTCCTCATCAACTCTGGCAAGTACTCGGAGAAGCAGGCGTATGTGGTGAAGAGGCTGCAGTTCCCGATGGTGATGCTGAAGATGGGTGAAGGTGAGGAGCTAAAGATGAGTGCTCTGGAAGCTATCATCCGCGCCAACCCTGACATCACAACTGTGGGCCTCGTCCACCACGAGACTAGCACCGGAATGCTCTACCCAGCCGAGCGAATAGCAGAGGTAGTTCGCCGCGAGTTGCCCAAGGCCAAGATTATCATTGACAGCATCAGCGCCTTTGGCGGCATCCCGTGCGACTACGAAAATGCTTGTGACGTGCTCGTTGCCGCGCCGAACAAGTGCTTGCACAGCGTGCCTGGAATCTCCATCATCCTGGCCCGCCGCTTGCTAATCGAGGCCGCGAAGGGGTGCGCACGGAGTGCGACTCTTGACCTTAGCATGCAGCTGATGTCGTTCGACAGGAGTGGTCAGTTCGCCGTTACACCGCCGGTGCACGTTGTtatggcgctgcggcaggcccTTGTGGAGTACAAGCGTGACGGCGGCTTGGCAGGGAGGCAAAAGGCGTACCAGGCGAAGGCACAGCTTGTGCGCGAAGCTGTGAAAGCGATGGGCTTCACGCTTTTCTTGGACGAAAGCAAGCCGAGCTGCGCCGACATTGTGGTGTGCGTGAACATGCCCACGGATCCGCGCTGGAACTTCAAGAGGTTTTACACCTACCTCAACGAGCGCGGTCTCATTATCTACCCTGGCAAGGCGTCGCATGCCGAGACGTTCCGCTTCGGCATCATTGGGCATACTTCACTTGCCAACTGCGACCGCCTCATGAAGTGCGCCAAGGAAGCGCTGGAATCCATGCGCATTGACCACCTCCAGACAAAGAGCAACATGTAA
- a CDS encoding glycerol-3-phosphate acyl transferase, whose protein sequence is MWVLRSVYFREVTVVGRENIPRTGAVVFYGNHQNQFIDALMMHSHCGRPVRFLMAEKSFHRPVIGTLGRIFNSVPVVRPQDVPLVDGDGKLVRTEGKLIVGAGTHFSRLSKGDVLIWGVPGNAKCRAQVSRITSNEEVEVTVPIPAEHEVHTPTSFKYSVRIDHSEMYAQVYDTLQKNQCIGIFPEGGSHDHTSLLPLKAGVALFSLGAAERHISVKIVPVGLTYLYGHKFRSRAYIEFGEAFSPPDDLVKLFDTDKRKATGLFLEQLNAALRAVTINVPDYKTLNFLYSFRQLYQPPNCMLSGHDYLRLIRRLGNVIEEQRENSEFAEFREKVENYSDFCKALMIRDSQAATLKQLLNGDNEALQIGLLLRRVFALYLMGVILVPFFVVGLPIGGIIKYLALKQTKRALSESSVKIVGADVTGSFKVLFAFAVVPGAFLLVTFIVFLYSDTRTALVILFSLPMAMYVSLLILQEAIMELRAALPLLMSLVSQHMQFKKLYERREDLARQARLIVHKYDPHLEEEIKVYGDAGDSFDDPIREPSLFSLRYNVRRRQATNS, encoded by the coding sequence ATGtgggtgctgcgcagcgtgtaCTTCCGtgaggtgacggtggtggggcgCGAAAACATCCCTCGCACCGGTGCCGTCGTCTTCTACGGCAATCATCAAAACCAGTTTATCGACGCGCTCATGATGCACTCGCACTGCGGCCGGCCTGTTCGCTTCCTCATGGCGGAGAAGTCCTTCCACAGACCTGTTATTGGGACCTTAGGACGCATATTCAACTCCGTCCCGGTTGTGCGACCACAGGATGTGCCGCTGGTCGATGGCGACGGAAAGCTTGTGAGGACCGAGGGGAAGCTCATCGTCGGCGCCGGAACACACTTCTCGCGACTCTCCAAGGGTGACGTTCTCATCTGGGGAGTCCCCGGCAACGCCAAGTGCCGTGCGCAGGTGAGCCGCATCACCTCCAACGAGGAAgtggaggtgacggtgccgaTCCCGGCGGAGCACGAGGTACACACCCCCACCAGCTTCAAGTACTCAGTGCGCATCGACCACTCTGAAATGTACGCCCAGGTGTACGACACGCTGCAGAAGAATCAATGCATCGGTATCTTCCCCGAAGGCGGCTCGCACGACCACACATCACTCCTGCCGCTGAAAGCCGGTGTGGCCCTTTTCAGCCTCggcgcggcggagcggcacaTCAGCGTGAAGATCGTGCCTGTGGGCCTGACGTACCTCTACGGGCACAAGTTCCGCAGCCGAGCGTATATTGAGTTCGGTGAGGCCTTCTCGCCTCCGGACGACCTGGTAAAGCTTTTTGACACAGACAAGCGCAAGGCGACAGGGCTGTTTCTCGAGCAGCTGAACGCGGCCCTGCGGGCTGTGACGATCAACGTGCCGGACTACAAAACGCTGAACTTCCTGTACTCGTTCCGGCAGCTTTATCAGCCGCCGAACTGCATGCTGTCCGGGCACGACTACCTGCGACTCATCCGCCGGCTAGGCAACGTCATCGAGGAGCAACGCGAGAACAGCGAATTCGCGGAGTTCCGTGAGAAGGTAGAGAACTACTCGGACTTCTGCAAGGCGCTGATGATCCGCGACAGCCAGGCGGCAACGCTGAAGCAGCTCCTTAACGGCGAcaacgaggcgctgcagattgggctgctgctgcgtcgcgtgTTCGCCTTGTACTTGATGGGGGTCATACTCGTCCCCTTCTTCGTTGTAGGCCTGCCGATCGGTGGCATTATCAAGTACCTGGCCCTCAAGCAAACAAAGCGCGCGCTTTCGGAGAGCTCCGTCAAGATCGTGGGTGCGGATGTCACTGGATCCTTCAAGGTGCTCTTTGCCTTTGCGGTGGTACCGGGGGCATTCCTGCTGGTGACGTTCATCGTCTTCCTCTACTCGGACACCCGCACGGCGCTGGTGATTCTCTTCTCGCTTCCCATGGCCATGTACGTCTCATTGCTCATTCTTCAAGAGGCCATCATGGAGCTGCGAGCCGCGCTCCCGCTGCTCATGTCGCTGGTCTCGCAGCACATGCAGTTCAAAAAGCTATACGAGCGCCGCGAGGATCTCGCCAGGCAGGCACGCCTCATCGTCCACAAGTACGACCCACATCTGGAGGAGGAAATCAAGGTGTATGGCGACGCCGGTGACAGCTTCGACGACCCAATCCGCGAGCcgtcgctcttctctctgCGCTACAACGTGCGACGCCGGCAGGCCACGAACTCGTGA
- a CDS encoding putative DNA primase large subunit, translating into MTMYEQKPHGNSTLFELEAMVAKRMEFLAWIDQQINSPQAKSFDSVLDAIIARLPQERRSSAATDTSRGKMVSLGYDETSATGCSDRRSSSRGSTGSAAGASQAASIVFAPEEDVTSHLLCRFAFCMSERWRDWLVRTERVLLTARIKMEMAKKPFTFLVDLMKRNGLPCAPLTDKQLADPMLQEYLEYRRVKAESARESEGRAENYYAVPLSLATRLIKKRYVLCRAGQAILFRDQVQEVFLTVFCARLNRGLHNAYLARVKQQALEEETTKSTVMAMLDAFLQQFISAPVDTLQEGVAGSVRAGDVQRLAQAHFPPCMRAIDSHLRREGHLKHHGRFTYGLFLKSIGLSLEDSLELFATLMKVKGGGSVEPFAKTAYGYNVRHNYGMEGKKMSYTSASCASILALPPVVDQHDCHGCPFRFRDEGALRTMLGKEAQNPKGCNYPSVRPTSGDIEDIVSDSKAQHYTRACYKYFMATHPGARRDTLFRSPYEYYSVSLDFETLSDGTESARASAVPGKRTSVVLNEDVLRLRTSP; encoded by the coding sequence ATGACCATGTACGAGCAGAAGCCGCATGGAAACAGTACCCTTTTCGAGCTGGAGGCAATGGTCGCCAAGCGCATGGAGTTTCTCGCGTGGATCGACCAGCAGATCAACTCGCCTCAGGCAAAAAGCTTTGATTCGGTGCTCGACGCGATCATCGCGCGTCTACCGCAAGAGCGGCgctcgagcgcggcgacagATACGTCGCGGGGTAAGATGGTTTCGCTAGGCTATGACGAGACGTCCGCCACTGGTTGCTCGGATAGGCGATCCTCGTCGCGTGGCTCTACTGGAAGCGCCGCTGGTGCCAGCCAAGCCGCTAGCATCGTGTTCGCGCCGGAGGAGGATGTCACGTCGCACCTGCTTTGCCGCTTCGCCTTCTGCATGAGTGAGCGGTGGCGGGACTGGCTGGTACGGACGGAGCGGGTACTGCTGACGGCCCGCATCAAGATGGAGATGGCGAAGAAACCCTTCACGTTTCTGGTCGATTTGATGAAGCGCAATGGACTTCCAtgcgcgccgctgacggATAAGCAGCTGGCTGACCCGATGCTGCAGGAGTACCTCGAGTACCGCCGCGTGAAGGCGGAAAGCGCGCGCGAGTCGGAGGGGCGGGCGGAGAACTACTAcgccgtccctctctccctcgccacTCGCCTGATCAAGAAGCGGTACGTGCTGTGCCGCGCTGGTCAGGCCATTCTCTTCCGCGACCAGGTGCAGGAGGTGTTCCTGACGGTTTTCTGTGCCCGCCTGAATCGCGGCCTGCACAATGCCTACCTTGCTCGTGTCaagcagcaggcgctcgAGGAAGAGACCACAAAGTCCACCGTTATGGCGATGCTCGACGCCTTCCTGCAGCAGTTTATCTCCGCCCCGGTAGACACTCTGCAGGAGGGTGTCGCtggcagtgtgagggccggaGATGTGCAGCGactggcgcaggcgcactTTCCGCCTTGCATGCGCGCCATCGACTCACATCTGCGCCGCGAGGGGCACCTGAAGCACCACGGTCGCTTTACGTACGGTCTGTTCCTCAAATCCATCGGTCTTTCTCTTGAGGACTCACTGGAGCTGTTCGCCACGCTCATGAAGGTCAAGGGCGGCGGCTCTGTCGAGCCCTTCGCGAAGACGGCGTACGGGTACAACGTGCGACACAACTACGGCATGGAGGGCAAGAAGATGAGCtacacctccgcctcctgcgcttCGATCCTTGCCCTTCCGCCTGTGGTGGACCAGCACGACTGCCACGGCTGCCCGTTTCGTTTCCGCGACGAGGGAGCACTGCGGACGATGCTTGGGAAGGAAGCCCAAAACCCGAAGGGGTGCAACTATCCCAGCGTGCGGCCCACCTCAGGCGACATCGAGGACATCGTCTCCGACAGCAAGGCGCAGCACTACACGCGCGCCTGCTACAAGTACTTCATGGCCACCCACCCCGGCGcccgccgcgacaccctctTTCGGTCGCCATACGAGTACTACAGCGTTAGCCTCGATTTCGAGACGCTGAGCGACGGCACGGAGTCAGCGCGGGCCTCTGCAGTCCCCGGCAAGCGAACGTCCGTGGTGCTCAACGAAGACGTTCTGCGCCTCCGTACGTCTCCGTAG
- a CDS encoding putative cytochrome c oxidase assembly protein codes for MYCAPTGRGADPKFYTPDAARKRDEQNKSYPVPKKLLKVRFLSDVGNTMPIAFVPLQKEVEVLVGEPALAFYSAYNRSNRTLLGVSSYTIAPPEVTNYLNKIQCFCFEEQRFKPHELVEMPVFFYIDRDFLNDPMVNWLDEVIVNYTFFNLEKTKDYIFRSNTR; via the coding sequence ATGTACTGCGCCCCCACCGGTCGTGGCGCAGATCCAAAGTTCTATACCCCTGACGCGGCCCGCAAGCGTGATGAGCAGAACAAGAGCTACCCAGTTCCCAAGAAGCTGCTGAAGGTCCGCTTCCTTAGCGACGTGGGTAACACGATGCCCATCGCCTTCGTCCCTCTGCaaaaggaggtggaggtgcttGTTGGCGAACCGGCGCTGGCTTTCTACTCCGCGTACAACCGCAGTAATCGCACGCTGCTCGGCGTCTCATCCTACACGATCGCGCCACCGGAGGTGACGAACTACCTCAACAAGATCCAGTGCTTCTGCTTCGAAGAGCAACGTTTCAAGCCGCACGAGCTAGTTGAGATGCCCGTATTCTTTTACATCGATCGCGACTTCCTGAATGACCCGATGGTGAACTGGCTCGATGAGGTGATCGTCAACTACACCTTCTTCAACCTCGAAAAGACGAAGGACTATATCTTCCGTTCCAACACGCGGTAA
- a CDS encoding putative acetyltransferase, whose protein sequence is MSVPYEKKTFPPLRGLHIRPMNDSRLCERIKVLDDYCFPVKYTESYYNDYVRNSFHEFNQLAFYHDILVGSITCRLEKTATDSDYVLYIMTIGVLEAYRHLRIGSRLLQTVLSAVYNDTRNRIVAVTLHVQVGSPALEFYRQFNFEEVQLVENYYTDLDECNAILLRRVVPQPHFEHHKKLK, encoded by the coding sequence ATGTCGGTGCCGTACGAGAAGAAGACGTTCCCCCCGCTGAGGGGCCTGCACATCCGCCCCATGAACGACTCGCGCCTGTGCGAGCGTATCAAGGTGCTGGACGACTACTGCTTCCCTGTGAAGTACACAGAGAGCTACTACAACGACTACGTCCGCAACAGCTTTCACGAGTTCAACCAGCTCGCCTTCTACCACGACATCCTTGTCGGCTCCATCACGTGCCGCCTAGAGAAAACGGCCACGGACAGCGATTACGTCCTCTACATCATGACCATTGGAGTTCTGGAGGCGTACCGCCATCTGCGCATCGGCTCccggctgctgcagacggTTTTGTCGGCCGTGTACAACGACACCCGCAACCGCATCGTGGCGGTCACGCTGCACGTTCAGGTCGGATCGCCAGCGCTGGAGTTCTACCGCCAGTTCAACttcgaggaggtgcagctggtGGAGAACTACTACACTGACCTCGACGAGTGCAACGCCATtctgctccgccgcgtcgtgccgcagccgcacttTGAGCATCACAAGAAACTCAAGTAA
- a CDS encoding putative ABC transporter protein, with protein sequence MDLVQLQRILSTYDERVVKVFVSHVPELGLRKIDDCVLEYMLKMLEGQTSSESYLPEEIIEETMKLYFREFDVFNDSEEKLSTSTAAICQQMLKEGITKRPSEESSRLASAVNIGRQYEESLKRATMIKSVGKVTTANTNEDWTWETKRSAAKDMRKKRKEDEKKAMLAEEYEEFLRKRGISNTTAVTKIHHKGEGTNYSTDIRCEAIHIQLGKQVLLDDTDLVLLTGHKYGLIGRNGAGKTTLLRALAERELEGVSPFMQILHVEQEIVAGTETPLEVLLATDVERAQLLREEQELLKQNDTEANTRLNEVYARLDAIDAHSAEARAATILHGLSFTQDMMTSPTKQLSGGWRMRVALARALFVEPDVLLLDEPTNHLDLFAVLWLEQFLKDWQKTLIVVSHSRTFLNNVCSEVIHLVGHHLHYYNGNYDQFEITRVEQERQQKKQHAAQEKQRAHIQAFIDKFRYNANRAKMAQSRIKALERMEMVADVVTDPQFAFTFPDAEPVSGSFIEMVDCEFGYKPGVSLFKDVNMGIDESSRIVLVGANGVGKSTFMNVCTGALEPRSGTVVRNKKIRVAHFAQHNMESLTPQLSSLEFLRSKYPHMEDQQLRAHLGSMGLSGERALQPIYTLSGGQKSRLVLAWITFQKPHLLLLDEPTNHLDIDTVNALIEALLTYNGGLLVISHDEYFITSLCDDIFVCEDNTVKKFDGDFAEYRKHVMKMMK encoded by the coding sequence atggacttggtgcagctgcagcggatCCTCAGCACGTACGATGAGCGTGTGGTGAAGGTCTTTGTGAGCCACGTCCCGGAACTGGGGCTCCGCAAGATCGATGACTGCGTCCTCGAATACATGCTCAAGATGCTGGAGGGGCAGACCTCGTCGGAGTCGTACCTGCCGGAGGAGATCATCGAGGAGACGATGAAGCTGTACTTCCGCGAGTTCGATGTTTTCAACGACTCCGAGGAAAAGCTGAGCACGAGCACCGCAGCCATCTGTCAGCAGATGCTCAAGGAAGGCATCACGAAGAGGCCAAGCGAGGAATCGAGCCGgctcgccagcgccgtcaACATCGGTCGCCAGTACGAGGAGAGTCTAAAGCGGGCGACAATGATCAAGAGTGTCGGCAAGGTCACGACGGCGAACACGAACGAGGACTGGACGTGGGAAAcgaagcgcagcgcagccaAGGACATGCGCAAGAAGCGCAAGGAGGATGAGAAGAAGGCGATGCTCGCTGAGGAGTACGAGGAGTTCCTGCGCAAGCGAGGCATCTCGAACACGACGGCCGTGACAAAGATTCATCACAAGGGCGAGGGCACGAACTACAGCACCGATATCCGCTGCGAGGCCATTCACATCCAGCTCGGGAAGCAGGTGCTACTGGACGACACGGACCTCGTGCTGCTGACGGGGCACAAGTACGGCCTCATCGGTCGCAACGGTGCGGGTAAGACGACACTGCTGCGTGCCCTGGCAGAGCGCGAGCTGGAGGGCGTGAGTCCGTTCATGCAGATTCTGCACGTAGAGCAGGAGATCGTCGCGGGGACAGAGACGCCGCTGGAGGTTCTGCTGGCCACTGATGTCGAGcgggcgcagctgctgcgcgaggagcaggagctgctgaagcagaACGACACGGAGGCCAACACGCGGCTGAACGAGGTGTACGCTCGACTGGACGCGATCGACGCCCACAGCgccgaggcgcgcgcggccacCATCCTGCATGGCTTGAGCTTCACGCAGGATATGATGACCTCGCCGACCAAGCAGCTCTCCGGTGGttggcgcatgcgtgtggcGCTCGCACGCGCCCTCTTTGTCGAGCccgacgtgctgctgctggatgaGCCGACGAACCACCTCGATCTGTTCGCGGTGCTCTGGCTGGAGCAGTTCCTGAAGGACTGGCAGAAGACGCTCATCGTCGTCTCCCACTCCCGCACCTTTCTGAACAACGTCTGCTCCGAGGTCATCCACCTCGTCGGCCACCATCTGCACTACTACAACGGCAACTATGACCAGTTCGAGATCACGCgcgtggagcaggagcggcagcagaagaagcagcacgccgcccaggagaagcagcgggcGCACATTCAGGCCTTCATCGACAAGTTTCGCTACAACGCGAACCGGGCCAAGATGGCGCAGTCGCGCATCAAGGCGCTTGAGCGGATGGAGATGGTGGCCGACGTCGTCACCGACCCGCAGTTCGCCTTCACCTTTCCGGATGCCGAGCCGGTGTCTGGCAGCTTCATCGAGATGGTGGACTGCGAGTTCGGCTACAAGCCCGGCGTTAGCCTCTTCAAGGACGTGAACATGGGCATCGACGAGAGCTCGCGcatcgtcctcgtcggcgcGAACGGCGTCGGTAAGTCGACCTTCATGAACGTGTGCACTGGCGCTCTCGAGCCGCGCAGTGGTACGGTAGTGCGGAACAAGAAGATCCGTGTTGCCCACTTTGCGCAGCACAACATGGAAAGCCTCACCCCGCAGCTGTCCTCCCTCGAGTTCCTGCGCTCCAAGTACCCGCACATGGAGGATCAGCAACTGCGGGCGCACCTTGGCAGCATGGGCCTGTCGGGCgagcgcgcgctgcagccgatTTACACCCTCTCCGGTGGTCAGAAATCGCGTCTCGTGCTCGCCTGGATCACTTTTCAGAAGCCGCACCTTCTGCTGCTCGATGAGCCGACGAACCACCTCGATATCGACACGGTGAACGCCCTCATCGAGGCGCTTCTGACGTACAACGGCGGGCTGCTGGTCATCTCACACGACGAGTACTTTATTACGTCCCTGTGCGATGACATCTTTGTCTGCGAAGACAACACTGTGAAGAAGTTCGATGGTGACTTCGCTGAGTACCGCAAGCACGTCATGAAGATGATGAAGTGA